TCCTATTACGGCGGGGCCGTGGCGGCGCCGGTGTTCTCCCGGGTGGCCGGCAACGCCCTGCGGATCCTCGACGTGCCGCCCGACCGGGTGGCGGGCGACCGGGAGTCGGCCGACGATGCGACTTGACCCCTGCCATTCCCCCCGTGACGAGAGACGCCCATGGACCTGACTGCCTCCCGCCTGATCGCCGAGCTGACCCGATTGTGGCCGGACCATCGGGCGGTCCTGGCCGACCTCGAGCTGCCCGCGCGGCTGTCGCTGTGCCTGGATAGCCGGGCCCTGGCCCCGGGCGATGTCTTCCTGGCGGTGCCCGGCGTGGCGGCCGATGGGCGTGACTTCGTGCCCGCCGCCCTGGCGGCGGGGGCCGCCCTGGTGCTGGCTCATGACGATGGGACCGACGCCGGCACGGCGACCGACGATCCCCGGGTGCTGTGGCTTCCGCACCTGCGTCAGCGGCTCGGCGAGCTCGGCGGCGCCCTCTTCGCCGTCCCCGAGGCCCTGGAGCTGATCGGCGTCACCGGCACCAACGGCAAGAGCTCGGTGACCCACTATATCGCCGCCCTCAGCCGGGCCCTGGGCCGCGATGCCGGCATGATCGGCACCCTCGGGCACGGTCGCCCGGGGGCACTGCATCCGGGGGCGCTGACCACGCCGGGCTCCCTGGCGCTGCAGGCCGCCCTCGGCGAGCTGGCCGGCGAAGGCATCACCCGGGTGGCCATGGAGGTCTCGTCCCATGCCCTGGAGCAGGGGCGTCTCGACGGCTGCCGACTCCAGGCCGCCGTCTTCACCAACCTGACCCGCGACCATCTCGACTACCACGGCAGCATGGCCGCCTATGCGGCGGCCAAGGCGCGGCTCTTCCGCCGCCCGGAGCTGGCCCTGGCGGTGGTCAACGCCGATGACCCCCTGGCACGGCTGATGCTGGCCGGCCTGCCCGAGGACGTGCGCGTGCTGGCGGTGGGCGAGGATGAAGCCGTCACCCTGAGAGTGATGGACTGGATCCCGCATGCCGAAGGCCAGCGCGCATTGATTGCCACCCCCGAGGGCGAACGGGTGCTGACGCTGCCCTTGATGGGGCGCTTCACCCTCACCAATGTGCTGCTGGCCATGGCCACCCTCTACGGCCTCGGCGCCGATCTCGAGGCCCTGTTCGCCGCCGCCGCCGAGCTCGGGCCGGTGCCCGGTCGCATGCAGGCGCTGGGCGCCGGGGTGGGGCCCAGGGTGGTCCTCGACTATGCCCACACCCCCGACGCCCTGGAGAATGCCCTGGTGGCGCTGCGCGCCCACCTGCCCGACAGCGGACGCCTGTGGTGCCTGTTCGGCTGCGGCGGGGATCGCGACCGTGGCAAGCGGCCGCTGATGGCCGCCGCCGCCGAGCGCCATGCCGACCGCCTGGTGGTCACCGACGACAATCCCCGCGGCGAGTCGCCGGCGGCGATTCGCGGAGAGATCCTCGACGGCCTCTCGGTCGGGGCGCGCGCTGCCGCCTGGGTGCGCGACGGGCGCGCGGCGGCGATTCGCGAGGCGATCCGCGAGGCCTCCGACGAGGACGTCATCCTGATCGCCGGCAAGGGGCACGAGACCTACCAGGAGGTCGCCGGGGTGCGCCATGCCTTCTCGGACCTCGCCGAGGCCGAGGCCGCCCTGGCGGCGCGGATCACGGGGAGCACCCCATGAGCGGCGTCGGTCCGGCCTCGCTGGCCGAGGTTGCGCGGGCCCTCGGCCTGGCGCCGCCCGCCGAGGACATCCCGCTGACCGGGATCGTCACCGATACCCGCCGCCTGGCCCCGGGGGCGCTGTTCGTGGCACTCGCCGGCGAGCGCTTCGACGCCCATGACTTCCTCGCCCAGGCGCGCGAGGCCGGCGCCGTGGCGGCGCTGGTCGAGCGGCGCGTCGACGATCCCCTGCCGCAGCTCGAGGTGGCCGACACCCGGCTGGCGCTGGGCCTGCTGGGGCGCGCACGACGCCGTGCCTGGGGCGGTCCCCTGGTGGCCGTCACCGGCAACAGTGGCAAGACCACGGTGAAGCAGATGCTGGCCACGCTGCTCGCCCGTCGCGGCGAGACCCTGGCCACCCGCGGCAACCTCAACAACGATATCGGTGCGCCCCTGACGCTGCTCGAGCTGTCTCGCGAGCATCGTCAGGCGGTGGTCGAGCTCGGCGCCAACCATCTGGGCGAGATCGCCTGGACGGCGAGCCTGGCCGAGCCCCGGGTGGCGGTCATCACCAACGTCACCGGCGCCCATGTCGGTGAGTTCGGAAGCCCCGGCCTGATCGCCCAGGCCAAGGCGGAGATCCTGGTATCGCTGCCCGGCGACGGGGTGGCGGTGCTCAACCGCGACGACCGCTACTTCGCCAGCTGGGCGAGTCTCGCCGCTCCGCGGGAGGTGCTGGACTTCTCGGTGGAGGGGCCGGCGCGTCTGCGTGCCGAGACACTGGTCTGTGATGCCCTCGGACGCTATGCTTTCACGCTGTCTTTCGATGGCCGTGAGCTCGGCCGGGTCCAGCTGGCCCTGCTCGGTCGTCACAACGTCGCCAACGCCCTGGCCGCCGCCGGCGCGGCGCTGGCCATGGGCCTGGACGAGGCGGACGTGCTGGCCGGCCTCGAGGCCGTCACGCCGATGCCGGGGCGGCTCAGCGTGGTGGCCGGCATCAAGTCTTCGAGGCTGCTGGACGATACCTATAACGCCAACCCCGGGGCGGTGAAGGCCGCCCTCGACCTGCTGGTGACGCTGCCGGGACCGCGCTGGTGCCTGCTGGGGGCCATGGGCGAGCTGGGCGAGGCCTCCGACCGGCTGCATGGCGAGGTCGGGCGGTATGCAAGAGAACAGGGAATCGACTTTCTCGGCACCCTCGGCGAGGCGGCGCGGCCGGCCAGCCGCGCCTTCGGCGAGGCGGGTTGCCATTTCGACGATCGGGAGGCGCTGACGCGCCACGTCCTCCATCATCTGCCGCCGGGGGCCAGCGTGCTGGTCAAGGGGTCGCGCAGTGCCGGCATGGAAGCCGTGGTGTCGGCGCTGTGTCCGGATGCATCAAGGTAACGCACTACATGCTGCTTTTTCTGGCTGAACTGCTGGCGCAATTCCAGAGCGCCTTCAACGTCTTCAACTATCTGACCCTGCGCATGATCCTGGGTACCCTGACGGCCCTGGTGCTGTGCCTGTGGCTCGGCCCGGTGGTGATCCGCCGGCTGGTGGAACGCCAGATCGGCCAGGCGGTGCGCGACGACGGTCCCCAATCGCACCTCTCCAAGGCCGGCACCCCGACCATGGGCGGCGCCATGATCCTGATGGCCATCGCCGTCAGCACCCTGTTGTGGGGGGATCTGCGCAACCATTACGTCTGGGTGGTGCTGGCCGTGACCCTGGGCTTCGGCGCCATCGGCTGGGTCGACGACTACCGCAAGGTGGTGGAGAAGAATCCCCGGGGGCTGCCGGCCCGCTGGAAGTACTTCTGGCAGTCGGTGATCGGCCTGGTCGCCGCGGTCATCCTCTACGTCACCGCCGCCTCGCCGGTGGAGACCAGCCTGATCGTGCCGCTGTTCAAGGAGTTCGTGCTGCCGCTCGGG
The Halomonas sp. M4R1S46 DNA segment above includes these coding regions:
- a CDS encoding UDP-N-acetylmuramoyl-L-alanyl-D-glutamate--2,6-diaminopimelate ligase → MDLTASRLIAELTRLWPDHRAVLADLELPARLSLCLDSRALAPGDVFLAVPGVAADGRDFVPAALAAGAALVLAHDDGTDAGTATDDPRVLWLPHLRQRLGELGGALFAVPEALELIGVTGTNGKSSVTHYIAALSRALGRDAGMIGTLGHGRPGALHPGALTTPGSLALQAALGELAGEGITRVAMEVSSHALEQGRLDGCRLQAAVFTNLTRDHLDYHGSMAAYAAAKARLFRRPELALAVVNADDPLARLMLAGLPEDVRVLAVGEDEAVTLRVMDWIPHAEGQRALIATPEGERVLTLPLMGRFTLTNVLLAMATLYGLGADLEALFAAAAELGPVPGRMQALGAGVGPRVVLDYAHTPDALENALVALRAHLPDSGRLWCLFGCGGDRDRGKRPLMAAAAERHADRLVVTDDNPRGESPAAIRGEILDGLSVGARAAAWVRDGRAAAIREAIREASDEDVILIAGKGHETYQEVAGVRHAFSDLAEAEAALAARITGSTP
- a CDS encoding UDP-N-acetylmuramoyl-tripeptide--D-alanyl-D-alanine ligase yields the protein MSGVGPASLAEVARALGLAPPAEDIPLTGIVTDTRRLAPGALFVALAGERFDAHDFLAQAREAGAVAALVERRVDDPLPQLEVADTRLALGLLGRARRRAWGGPLVAVTGNSGKTTVKQMLATLLARRGETLATRGNLNNDIGAPLTLLELSREHRQAVVELGANHLGEIAWTASLAEPRVAVITNVTGAHVGEFGSPGLIAQAKAEILVSLPGDGVAVLNRDDRYFASWASLAAPREVLDFSVEGPARLRAETLVCDALGRYAFTLSFDGRELGRVQLALLGRHNVANALAAAGAALAMGLDEADVLAGLEAVTPMPGRLSVVAGIKSSRLLDDTYNANPGAVKAALDLLVTLPGPRWCLLGAMGELGEASDRLHGEVGRYAREQGIDFLGTLGEAARPASRAFGEAGCHFDDREALTRHVLHHLPPGASVLVKGSRSAGMEAVVSALCPDASR